The genomic window GAGCGGCGCCAAGAGCCAGGGCTCCGTCGGTGCCGGGCCGGGGCCTCAGTACAAGGTCCGCTTGCCCGTCAAGGCCGGTTTTAAGGGGATTTATAACAGCAAGCTTTCCTCCCCGGGAAAGGGCTTTTCTTATGAAGGGCATCGCGTGGGAATTGGTGTCTCCCACATTCCTTCCCCAGAGCACAATCCCTTTCGCATTTACCAGGTCCTCAATGTCATTTTGAAGAAGTCCTCCGAAATCGTAGGTCTGGGCGGCGATACCTCCGCCCCAGCACAGGGAACCGGAAACTCGGGTGCTGCCGCCTAAAGCATTAAAGAACCTTACATCCAGGTTTTTGGTTAAAAGCTCCGATCCGCTGTCATAGTTGTGAAATATGGATAGAGGCCCGTATTCGTCAATGGCCTTACGGATTTTTTGGACTACAAAATCCAGGGCTTCATCCCAGGAGACCCTGGTAAACTCCCCTTTCTTTTTAATCACGGGGTATCTTAGCCGTTCCGGATGATAAATGTATTCCAAATAGGAGTTGCCCTTGGGGCAAAGAAATCCCCCCGTGGGAGGATGGGCGGGGTCGCCCTGAACCTTCACAATTTTGCCATTGTCCATATGGACCAGCATGCTGCAGCTGTCAAGGCAGTCCCTGGGACATGCGGTGCGGTAAACTTCCATTTTCTCCCCTCCCGATTCTTGTGTCAGGTGTGTCATGAGGACGGTTCTTAAGAGAAAAAAAATTATTTGTGTCAAGAGAACCGTCACCGTGACACCGTGACATTAACCCTTCTTCAGCAATATAGTCTTTTCCTGCCGTACTCCTCTGCGCAGTATTTCGACGGTGTATTTCCTGTCTATATCAAGATTATACATTACCTGCCTCAATTTTGCCATAGAGTCGACCCTGATACCCGCAAATTTTATTATGACATCACCTTTCCTTATACCCGCCATATCCGCCGGACTATTTTTTTCCACATCCGCCACATATATGCCGCTGTCAACATTTACCCTCACGTTCATGAGCTTTGCCATGTCCCTGTCAATGCCGTCGATGCCCAGGTAGGGTTTGTCGAACCTTCCCTTTTCCAGGATGCTGTTTACTATGGGTTTTGCAATATTTATGGGGATGGAAAACCCTATGGCCTCAGCCTGGGAAGCTTTTATGGTATTTATCCCAATGATCTCACCGCTGCCGTTTACCAGAGGGCCGCCGCTGTTGCCGGGATTTATAGAAGCATCGGTCTGGATTAAGTCCTGCATCAGCACTTCTCCCCGGCGGTCTCTTACCATAACCATGCGGTTGAGAGCGCTAATGATCCCCGCAGTGACAGTCCTCTGCAGAGAAAGGCCCAGGGGATTGCCTATGGCCACCGCCAGGTCTCCCACCACCACTTTATCCGAGTCCCCCAGCCTTGCGGCCACCAGGTTCGGGGCATTTATTTTGAT from Biomaibacter acetigenes includes these protein-coding regions:
- a CDS encoding S1C family serine protease, with amino-acid sequence MQNEKGSGKSSSDFRKILMVAVLCSLIGALAATIITTSMLYGRQPAADKTPPQTPKVVQNREQPIPTIAREVTPAVVGIATVSIDYDFFYRPIRTEAVGSGIIVNNGGYIITNDHVVGGADEITVFLYDGRKYKAKRLYTDPALDLAVIKINAPNLVAARLGDSDKVVVGDLAVAIGNPLGLSLQRTVTAGIISALNRMVMVRDRRGEVLMQDLIQTDASINPGNSGGPLVNGSGEIIGINTIKASQAEAIGFSIPINIAKPIVNSILEKGRFDKPYLGIDGIDRDMAKLMNVRVNVDSGIYVADVEKNSPADMAGIRKGDVIIKFAGIRVDSMAKLRQVMYNLDIDRKYTVEILRRGVRQEKTILLKKG